The stretch of DNA ATTAAAAATATTTTAAGATATATTTAAGGTATTAAAATGAAATATTAGAATGCTTTTTATACGTAAAAAGATTTAATGGTCTGTATTTATTTTGTGCTATAGTTTAAAATCTTTGAGGTGTGAATCGTGTATTTGAATGCTATTGTTATAGTGCATACACGTAGTGAAATGGGTTTATCTCGTCTTTAACGTATATTCGATGTATGATGTAGGCTAAAGAGCTATAAAAATGGAGGGAAATTGATGGCGCAATTGAAATGGATTTTATTTGATAAAGATGGGACTTTGATTCATTTTGATGAAAGTTGGGTCAAAATAGGGATTCAGCTCGTCAATGATGTTTGTGCGCATTTTAATATTAAAGATGTAGCGTCTGTGTATCGTGCAATCGGCGTTAACGGCAATCAATTTGTTAAAGGCAGTGTGATGGAGCGCGGTACATTGGCAGAGATGATTGATGTGTTTCAACAGTTCACGCAACAAGATGTGTCGCAATGGGTGTCACAACAGAGTCAAAAGTTGATGCGTCAGCGTGTTCCTGAAATTGAACTTTACCCGGGTGTTCAGACATTGCTTGAACGTTTAAAAGTCCAGTCGTACCGATTAGGTCTTGTGACAAGTGATAATGCGACAGGCATGACTCAGTTTATTGAGCAGACAGGTCTGGAAGGTTATTTTGATTTATTGATTTCAACAAATGAGGGGCAATATGAAAAACCAGACATTCGTTTGCTTAATCCTTTATGGGAACAGGGGATTAGTGGGAAGCAGGTTGTTATGGTTGGAGACACAGATATTGATATGCGTACCGGTAAAAATATGGGGAGTGCATTGAATGTAGGTGTGAGAACGGGTCTAGGCAGGGATGCGACATTTGATGCGGCGGATGCGGTCATTGATCATGTGGGTTTATTAGAAGATGTTTTAACGGAGATGACTTCAGAATAATGGGGCGTATCTCCTTTTCATTCTTAACTAAGGCGGTAAACGTCAAGCGTTACATCAAAATAAAACCCCTAAAGTTGAATGTTAAGGTACAACTTTAGGGGCGTTTCAATCTCGGCTATTTTAAGACCTCGCACAAAGGTCTATGAACGTGGATCAACTTGTCTGTATGTTTGGATGACTTGTTCGATTTTTTTCAAGACGATATCAATGGAAGCGGGATCTTCGTACAAATCATATTCTTTGATGTTCACACGGACAACGGGGCATGCGTTAAACTGATTAATCCAGTCATCATAGCGTTTGAATAACATTTTCCAATATTCAGGATCTGTTTCGATTTCCATTTGACGTCCGCGCGTTTGAATGCGATTAATCACAGTATCATAATCTGATTCAAGATAAATCAGCACATCTGGTTTTGGAAAATAGGGGGTTAAGACCATGGCTTTAAAAAGGTTTGAATATGTATCGAAGTCTTCACGTGACATGGTCCCTTGTTCTTCATGCATTTTTGCAAAAATATCAACGTCTTCATAAATCGAACGATCTTGAACAAAACCGCCACCGTATTCAAACATACGCTTTTGTTCTTTAAAGCGCTCAGCTAAAAAATAAATTTGGAGATGAAAACTCCAACGATTGAAGTCGTGATAAAATTTATCTAAGTATGGATTGTGTTCAACGTTTTCATATGAAGTTCTAAAGTTGAGTTTTTCGGCAAGCGCCCGTGTTAAAGAAGATTTGCCAACACCTACAGTCCCCGCAATAGTAATGACGGCATTGGATGGAATATTATATTCATTCATTTTCATAGCCTCCGATGAGTTCGTTAATTTGATGACGTATCGCATGATAATCTGCTTCGTTTTGGACAAAATCGATGTGTGTGGTATCAATCCATAACACTGCATGTCCTTCATTTTTTAAAGAAGTGTAGTAATTTGCGTAGTCTTCTTTTAATTTAAGTAAATAACTGTCTTCAATATGTGCTTCAAAATGACGATCACGTTGAGCGATGCGTTTTTTGAGCACAGCTAAATCTGCATCTAAAATGACAGTAAAATCGGGATGAATGAGATCTTCGGTTAAAATATCATAAATCCG from Staphylococcus lutrae encodes:
- a CDS encoding deoxynucleoside kinase, coding for MNEYNIPSNAVITIAGTVGVGKSSLTRALAEKLNFRTSYENVEHNPYLDKFYHDFNRWSFHLQIYFLAERFKEQKRMFEYGGGFVQDRSIYEDVDIFAKMHEEQGTMSREDFDTYSNLFKAMVLTPYFPKPDVLIYLESDYDTVINRIQTRGRQMEIETDPEYWKMLFKRYDDWINQFNACPVVRVNIKEYDLYEDPASIDIVLKKIEQVIQTYRQVDPRS
- a CDS encoding HAD family hydrolase codes for the protein MAQLKWILFDKDGTLIHFDESWVKIGIQLVNDVCAHFNIKDVASVYRAIGVNGNQFVKGSVMERGTLAEMIDVFQQFTQQDVSQWVSQQSQKLMRQRVPEIELYPGVQTLLERLKVQSYRLGLVTSDNATGMTQFIEQTGLEGYFDLLISTNEGQYEKPDIRLLNPLWEQGISGKQVVMVGDTDIDMRTGKNMGSALNVGVRTGLGRDATFDAADAVIDHVGLLEDVLTEMTSE